The region CAGAATCTGATTATTTTAAATATATTTTGGATTCATATATAATTATTATATTAATTATTGGAATGTTATCAATTTTAATTGCTTATATTGCTTATAAAAAAGATAAAGAAAAAAAGTTAACTGTCGGACTAGCAATGCATGATCAATTAACTAATATTTATAATAGACACTATTTTAATATAAAAATTAAACAAGAATTTAAAAAAATGCAAAAGCAAAATATTCAATTGTCTCTTATAATGTTTGATATTGACCATTTTAAATTAATAAATGATACTTATGGACATAATATTGGAGATGAGTCATTAATTTATTTAGCCAATCTTATACAAAATAATATTAGAGTAAATGATATTTTTTGTAGATGGGGAGGAGAAGAATTTGTAATCCTTTCTAAAAAACCATTTGATAAAACAATTATTATGGCTGAATATCTTAGAAATACAATTGATAATAAAACAAAAGACAATGAGAAAATACCTCACTTTACTTGTAGTTTTGGAGTTAGCTCATTAAATAATGTAACTAGTATAAATGAAGGACTTGAAATAGTTGATAAACTACTTTATAAATCTAAAAAAAATGGTAGAAATAAAGTAAGCTTTTAAATTATAAATTTGCATCTTTATATATGTTTTTATATGTGTTTTTGCTAAAATAGTTATAATATTATATTTAAAAATTTTATTTGTAATTTAAAGTAGAGGAAGATAAAAAATATGAGTTTTGAAGAACAAGGTTTTTTTGATAAAGTTTATCATAAAGACGGTAGATTATATAAAAAAGTAAATAAAGAAAGTATACAAGAAATGATTGATAGGGTTAATGATAAATCATTTTCAAATAAAGATTTGTTAATTGTAGATATTACTGATGAAAAAATTAGAAACTATAAAAAAATGTTAGAAATATTAGAATCCAATAATATTGAAGAATTATCAGTTAAATTGGATAGATTAAAATATAAAGTATATTTGAGATTAAAAATTAAAGATTAAAATAATGAAATATTTTTAAAGAATTTAAAGAAATTGGCATAATTTAATATGGATTAATTTATATGGGTATTACACTTTAACTGTGAATTGATATTTGGTAAAATATAAAGGAAGCAAGTAGTTATAATCTTTGTTAGATTAAATTGAATCATATATTGGTGGAGATGTCCGGGATTAAAGTTTACCTATATGTAGGATTTGTTCAGAGTATTTTAAAAATATATCCCTAAAAAATACCCTAAAATAAAGAATGATATATTAAATTTTCTAGATTTTTATTTTATATCTAGAATAATTTTATTAACAATATCTATCAGTTTTTGAATTTCATTTTTTGAAACTTTATAAATAATTTCTGCATCCATATCAAAATAATGATGAGATAATATATCTCTAATTCCTTTTACTTCTTTCCATGGAATCTGTGGATAGTTCTGCAAAAGAGTGTTATTGGAAAGTTTATCAATATTTTTAAAACCTTCTCCAATAGCTACTAATCTCATAGAAATACTATCAAGTTTTTCTAAACCAGATTCATTAGTTAAAAAGTCATCTGATGAGTTTATATCTTTAACTCTATTTTGGATTAATTTTAGTGAATATTGAATATCTTCTAGTGTAGAAAGAATTAATGCTTTGTTATGCATTAATTAAATCTTTTTTTATAGTTTGAAGTAGAAAAGGTTTGATATTTTTATGTTCTCTTATGATATCAACTTTTTTATCTAAATCATGCTCAATTTGATTTTTAATAGCTACCATATCAAATAAAGATGGCTTCATTTTTACAAAAATATCTATATCACTATCTTCTGTTGCTTCATCTCTTGCATAGCTTCCAAATAGTCCTATTTGTTCTACACTATATTTATCTTTAAATTCGGAATAATGCTCTTTTAAATAGTTTAATATATTTGTTTTATTAACATTTTGTGACATATTCATTATCCTTTATTCTAATTTTTATAAATAATTATAGCATAAAATTTTTTATAGTTTTTCTTTCATCCAATAATCAATTCTTGCTTCTTCCCAAACTGTAATTCTGGGACTTAATTTAATTGGTTTAGGAAATTTATTTTCACTAACCCAAAGCCATATAGTACTTTTAGCAATACCCGTTTTTTTCATAACTTCTTTTATTCTTAAAAAATTGTTCATAATTCTTTTTCCCTTTCTTTTAATATTTAAAAGAGGGAACTAAATCCCTCTTTCTCTTATAATCCATAAATAAATAAAATGCTATTTTCTTCAATAGCAAATACATATTCTTCATAACTTTTTATATAATGCTTATGTCCATAAATGCACTCTGCATATAGTTTATTTTTTCTTATTGCTTTATCAATTTTTAACTTATGAGAGATAGCAAACTTCTCTAGTTTTTCTATTAATTCTTCATCATTCATTTTAGTACCTTTCATTTGCTTCATGAGGACTAATATCTAAAACTAATCCTCTTTTCATAGCTTCTTTCAAAGCAACCTCATAGATATGTTTATTCTTAGTTGATAAGTTTTGTTTTTCTCTTACTTTGTCTAAGTAAGTTAATAGATCATAATTTTGTAAATTAGCAACTGTTTCAATTGATAAGGGTTTAATTAAATTACCATCTTCTAGTAATCTAAACTTCTCAATATTTCCTTCTTTATCTATTATCTCAACTTCTGTATATCTTTTTTTCATACTTGTATTTGTTTGAGTTTTATTAAGTGATTCTTTTCCCTCTTGGTAGAGTTCTTCTAAATAATCAGTATTAATGTTCAATCTATTAACTAAAGCACGTCTTATCAAAGCTATGTACTCTAATTTAAACTTATAATCATCATATACAGATACAGCTCTTTTAACTTTTGTTAATGGCAATTGTATTTGTAAAAAATCTTTTAATTCATATTCTTGTTTTATCTCTTCCCATATAGCTAAAGTTTCACCTCTATGTTTATTATTATGCTCAACTGCATTTTCAGAAAGAGTTGTAATATCTATTAGCCGTATATCGTCCATAGATGACTTAAATAGATTAACTGCATTAGTAAGTAAATCTTCAATAGTTAAAATACTAAAGGTCTTTAAATAGCTTCTATGCATCTCAAACTCAACATTAAAAATGTCTGCTTCTAAATCAAAGTCATTATTTGCAAAGTACTCATACATTAAGTCTTTTTTCCTTGATTTTTTTAACTCTTCTTTCTTATTGTAAAGTCTTAATTTAAAAGGCTCTTTACCTACATATATTGTTTGTAACTGTGTTGAACTTCCAATCTCACTAATAGTTGAATATTGTTTCTTTCTTGATACAAACATTTCTTTTGTAACAAAGCTAAAATCATATTGAATAAAACAATTTAAATCTGCTCTTGTAATTGGATAATATCCTGTAACTACATCTTTTAATAAGATGTTATTAATAAAATCAATTAAACTTTTTATACCAATAGTATAAATACCAATTCCTAATAGTTGGACTCTAATATCATTTAAACCTCTGTTTTTATACTTATCTTTAAAACCTATTTTAAAGTAATCATTAATATCTTTAAACCAATGGTAACCTTCTGCGCGACCAAGAAAATTTAAAGGAATATCATTTAAGTTTATATGAATATCATTATTTTCAAACTCAATATCTTTCTTCTCAAAATTACCTTTTACTTCTTCTACCTGGTCTAACATTTCTATATAATAATCATCATAATTTTCATTTGATTCACAAAAGTAATAAAGTGAATCTATACCAAATATCTTTTTAGTACTTGTCATTTATTTTCCTTTTGACGTATAGTAAGGGGTATTACTAATAACCCCTTTTAAACTATTTGTTGTCACAAAGAAAAAAACATTGCATCCGTCCCTCCGCAATGTTTCTTTTCTTTTTAGACACCGTAATATTTAACATCTCCAATTACAGCAACATCTACTTCTACAATTTTTCCAATTCTATCTTTTGTGAAAAGGTTTACTTTTTCATTTGGAATACTTACATCTAGTAAAGTAATCTTTGTAGAACCATTTTTCATAACTTGTTTACTTAGTAATTGTAATTTTGTTTTACCTATTGTAATAACACCTGTATTTTTATCTGTAAAATCATTTGATTTATAGATTCCCATTAACTCTGCTTTTAAAACTAACATTTTTTATCCTTAAAGGATTTATCTATTTGTTTAAATAGAAAGTTTAGTAAACGTCTTTACTGTTATATAAATTTATATGACATTGTTTGTCAATTGATAGGGGAAGTTTAATTGGTTTTGATTTTTTTTGAAAGTGAATTTCACTAGTTGGTCAATAGTGAATTTATAATTCTTTAAATATTGGATGTTCTTTATAGTTTCTTTTCGTTCTAAATTCTAGTATTTCTAAGTCATTAAAAGTATCTTTTAATTGGATTTCTTTTTTTAAATGGCTTGCATTTAAATTAGATTCAAACTCATAATCAAAGAATGAATTCATTAGAATATTAATATATTTAACTAAGTTCTTATCTTGAATAGTATCATTTATATTTAATGACTTATTTATTAAATTTATATCTTTATAGATAGAAAAACTATGTATTTGACAACTTTTAAATATATGAGTATCTTGTAGTTTTGTAGCTGAATTAAGATAAGTTTCTTGCTTTAATATAGTATCTACTAACTCTTTTTCTTCTCCTATAAAAGTAGGTTTTGGAATGGAATTAATACTTTGATACATTGCTCTTATTTCTAATGGATTTTTTAAGAAGTCTTCATATAGATTTATCATTAGTTTAGATTCTTTTGAATCATTAAATTGTTGATAATCTTTAAATGTTTTTATTCTTGGAATAATTGCATCTTTTACAATTGGATGACTAGTTTTGGCAATACCTTTTTTTTTAATATCTTCTTCATATTCTAAATTATTTAAAACTTCTAAAGTGTATAAATGTTCGAATATCTTTACTAATAATATATTTAATCTATAAAATATTTTATATTTATCATATATTATAGATTTATCATATTTAATTAGTTCTTTAAATACTTTTATTTGTTCATCTTGAAATTTATAATCAAATTGATTTAGTGTGCTA is a window of Poseidonibacter antarcticus DNA encoding:
- a CDS encoding helix-turn-helix transcriptional regulator, with the protein product MNNFLRIKEVMKKTGIAKSTIWLWVSENKFPKPIKLSPRITVWEEARIDYWMKEKL
- a CDS encoding HepT-like ribonuclease domain-containing protein → MHNKALILSTLEDIQYSLKLIQNRVKDINSSDDFLTNESGLEKLDSISMRLVAIGEGFKNIDKLSNNTLLQNYPQIPWKEVKGIRDILSHHYFDMDAEIIYKVSKNEIQKLIDIVNKIILDIK
- a CDS encoding nucleotidyltransferase family protein, translated to MSQNVNKTNILNYLKEHYSEFKDKYSVEQIGLFGSYARDEATEDSDIDIFVKMKPSLFDMVAIKNQIEHDLDKKVDIIREHKNIKPFLLQTIKKDLINA